One genomic region from Athalia rosae chromosome 3, iyAthRosa1.1, whole genome shotgun sequence encodes:
- the LOC105689428 gene encoding CCR4-NOT transcription complex subunit 3 isoform X6, which yields MREIKGEIDRCLKKVTEGVETFEDIWQKVHNATNSNQKEKYEADLKKEIKKLQRLRDQIKSWIASGEIKDKSTLLDYRKLIETQMERFKVVERETKTKAYSKEGLGAAQKLDPAQKEREEISNWLTNSIDVLNCQMDKFESEIESLLAGKKKKLDKDKQDRMDELKTKLDKHRYHIRKLETLLRMLDNMSVEVDTIKRIKDDVEYYIESSQEPDFEENEYIYDDIIGLDEVELSGVGIPSSATTDSNNSNEMGGTPTSTNSGTSPIPSPPLSSTMHNHSSDSSTDTDKKTKPVKPTAVRPLLNSQGSIPTTGSTTILKTNLLSSSTPSKPIPMTSSHSSPSATINHIATSNAGNFATVAASHTNSQVIHSISSKTSSHSSENGLLSSSSTSSVASNVPPTILQQHSNPQPLQPVHILLNQQSQNHNSEAEMTTPIPSSSSPPSPVSSRSSPLPANSCSPVPSAANGLISKLPDGMSSLKSIAQQVIVRAGLEIPPSEPSRNLFDSTKASNATSEAHIPPLLGVAPLGPVPLQKEHQLQFQMMEAAYYHMPHPSDSERLRSYLPRNLCPTPPYYQQVILVYVQLPHSDTVEFFQRLSTETLFFIFYYMEGSKGQYLAAKALKKQSWRFHTKYMMWFQRHEEPKLINEEYEQGTYIYFDYEKWGQRKKEGFTFEYKYLEDRDLN from the exons atgagagaaataaaag GTGAAATAGACAGGTGCCTTAAAAAAGTGACGGAGGGCGTGGAGACGTTTGAGGACATTTGGCAAAAGGTCCACAATGCCACTAATAGCAACCAGAAGGAAAAGTATGAAGCTGATCTCAAGAAAGAGATCAAAAAGCTCCAAAGGTTACGTGACCAAATTAAGAGCTGGATCGCATCTGGAGAGATTAAGGACAAAAGTACCCTTCTTGATTATCGGAAGCTAATCGAAACT CAAATGGAAAGGTTCAAAGTTGTAGAACGAGAAACAAAGACAAAAGCTTATTCCAAGGAAGGCCTAGGAGCCGCCCAAAAGCTTGATCCAGCCcaaaaagaaagggaagaaatCAGTAATTGGCTTACAAATTCCATAGATGTGCTGAACTGTCAG ATGGATAAATTTGAGTCTGAAATAGAGTCATTGCTTgccggaaagaaaaaaaaactagacaaAGATAAGCAGGATAGAATGGATGAACTAAAAACAAAGCTTGACAAGCACCGATACCACATTCGCAAGCTGGAGACATTGTTGCGCATGTTGGATAATATGTCTGTCGAAGTTGATACG atcAAGAGGATAAAGGATGATGTCGAATATTATATCGAATCTTCGCAAGAGCCAGACTTTGAGGAGAATGAATACATTTATGATGACATTATTGGACTAGATGAAGTCGAGTTATCTGGTGTTGGTATACCTTCGTCGGCAACGACGGATAGCAACAACAGTAATGAGATGGGAGGAACTCCAACATCAACAAATTCAGGAACCTCACCCATACCATCTCCTCCTCTTAGTTCTACCATGCACAATCATTCGAGTGATAGTTCTACAGATactgataaaaaaacgaag CCTGTGAAACCAACAGCGGTAAGACCGTTGTTAAATTCCCAAGGAAGTATTCCAACGACAGGAAGTACCACCATATTGAAGACGAATTTATTATCGAGCAGCACGCCTAGCAAACCCATTCCCATGACATCTAGCCATAGCTCGCCTAGCGCAACAATAAATCATATTGCGACATCTAATGCTGGCAATTTTGCAACCGTTGCTGCCTCGCACACTAACTCTCAAGTCATTCATTCTATATCGAGTAAAACATCAT CACATAGTAGTGAAAATGGGCTACTATCATCGTCATCCACATCAAGCGTCGCATCAAATGTGCCCCCGACAATTTTGCAGCAGCATAGTAATCCACAGCCTCTTCAGCCAGTTCATATACTCTTGAATCAACaaagccaaaatcataatAGCGAAGCTGAGATGACGACGCCGATCCCATCATCGTCCTCTCCACCCTCGCCAGTAAGCAGTCGATCTTCACCGTTACCTGCCAATTCCTGTTCGCCTGTACCATCCGCTGCCAACGGTCTCATCTCGAAACTTCCTGATGGCATGTCCTCGCTAAAATCCATTGCACAACAAGTAATTGTCAGAGCGGGTCTAGAGATTCCTCCCTCTGAGCCAAGCAGGAACCTGTTCGACAGTACCAAGGCATCAAATGCCACCTCGGAAGCACACATTCCGCCACTACTTGGTGTAGCGCCGTTAGGACCTGTACCTCTTCAGAAAGAGCACCAACTTCAATTCCAAATGATGGAAGCAGCTTACTATCATATGCCTCATCCTTCAGACTCTGAACGTCTTAGATCGTATTTGCCCCGTAATTTGTGTCCGACGCCACCTTATTATCAACAAGTAATTCTGGTTTAT GTTCAGCTCCCACATTCTGATACcgtggaatttttccaacgattgTCCACAGAgacgttatttttcatattttattatatggAAGGATCTAAGGGACAGTACTTGGCAGCTAAGGCTCTCAAAAAGCAGAGCTGGAGGTTCCATACTAAATATATGATGTGGTTCCAAAGGCATGAAGAGCCTAAACTCATCAACGAAGAATACGAACAG GGAACTTACATATATTTTGACTATGAAAAATGGGGGCAGCGTAAAAAAGAAGGCTTCACTTTTGAGTACAAGTACTTAGAGGACAGGGACCTTAACTAA
- the LOC105689428 gene encoding CCR4-NOT transcription complex subunit 3 isoform X8 — protein MLFYKIDTYHFFLYQHVGVKMREIKGEIDRCLKKVTEGVETFEDIWQKVHNATNSNQKEKYEADLKKEIKKLQRLRDQIKSWIASGEIKDKSTLLDYRKLIETQMERFKVVERETKTKAYSKEGLGAAQKLDPAQKEREEISNWLTNSIDVLNCQIKRIKDDVEYYIESSQEPDFEENEYIYDDIIGLDEVELSGVGIPSSATTDSNNSNEMGGTPTSTNSGTSPIPSPPLSSTMHNHSSDSSTDTDKKTKPVKPTAVRPLLNSQGSIPTTGSTTILKTNLLSSSTPSKPIPMTSSHSSPSATINHIATSNAGNFATVAASHTNSQVIHSISSKTSSHSSENGLLSSSSTSSVASNVPPTILQQHSNPQPLQPVHILLNQQSQNHNSEAEMTTPIPSSSSPPSPVSSRSSPLPANSCSPVPSAANGLISKLPDGMSSLKSIAQQVIVRAGLEIPPSEPSRNLFDSTKASNATSEAHIPPLLGVAPLGPVPLQKEHQLQFQMMEAAYYHMPHPSDSERLRSYLPRNLCPTPPYYQQVILVYVQLPHSDTVEFFQRLSTETLFFIFYYMEGSKGQYLAAKALKKQSWRFHTKYMMWFQRHEEPKLINEEYEQGTYIYFDYEKWGQRKKEGFTFEYKYLEDRDLN, from the exons AtgttattttacaaaataGATACTTATCACTTCTTTCTGTACCAACATGTAGGAGTTAagatgagagaaataaaag GTGAAATAGACAGGTGCCTTAAAAAAGTGACGGAGGGCGTGGAGACGTTTGAGGACATTTGGCAAAAGGTCCACAATGCCACTAATAGCAACCAGAAGGAAAAGTATGAAGCTGATCTCAAGAAAGAGATCAAAAAGCTCCAAAGGTTACGTGACCAAATTAAGAGCTGGATCGCATCTGGAGAGATTAAGGACAAAAGTACCCTTCTTGATTATCGGAAGCTAATCGAAACT CAAATGGAAAGGTTCAAAGTTGTAGAACGAGAAACAAAGACAAAAGCTTATTCCAAGGAAGGCCTAGGAGCCGCCCAAAAGCTTGATCCAGCCcaaaaagaaagggaagaaatCAGTAATTGGCTTACAAATTCCATAGATGTGCTGAACTGTCAG atcAAGAGGATAAAGGATGATGTCGAATATTATATCGAATCTTCGCAAGAGCCAGACTTTGAGGAGAATGAATACATTTATGATGACATTATTGGACTAGATGAAGTCGAGTTATCTGGTGTTGGTATACCTTCGTCGGCAACGACGGATAGCAACAACAGTAATGAGATGGGAGGAACTCCAACATCAACAAATTCAGGAACCTCACCCATACCATCTCCTCCTCTTAGTTCTACCATGCACAATCATTCGAGTGATAGTTCTACAGATactgataaaaaaacgaag CCTGTGAAACCAACAGCGGTAAGACCGTTGTTAAATTCCCAAGGAAGTATTCCAACGACAGGAAGTACCACCATATTGAAGACGAATTTATTATCGAGCAGCACGCCTAGCAAACCCATTCCCATGACATCTAGCCATAGCTCGCCTAGCGCAACAATAAATCATATTGCGACATCTAATGCTGGCAATTTTGCAACCGTTGCTGCCTCGCACACTAACTCTCAAGTCATTCATTCTATATCGAGTAAAACATCAT CACATAGTAGTGAAAATGGGCTACTATCATCGTCATCCACATCAAGCGTCGCATCAAATGTGCCCCCGACAATTTTGCAGCAGCATAGTAATCCACAGCCTCTTCAGCCAGTTCATATACTCTTGAATCAACaaagccaaaatcataatAGCGAAGCTGAGATGACGACGCCGATCCCATCATCGTCCTCTCCACCCTCGCCAGTAAGCAGTCGATCTTCACCGTTACCTGCCAATTCCTGTTCGCCTGTACCATCCGCTGCCAACGGTCTCATCTCGAAACTTCCTGATGGCATGTCCTCGCTAAAATCCATTGCACAACAAGTAATTGTCAGAGCGGGTCTAGAGATTCCTCCCTCTGAGCCAAGCAGGAACCTGTTCGACAGTACCAAGGCATCAAATGCCACCTCGGAAGCACACATTCCGCCACTACTTGGTGTAGCGCCGTTAGGACCTGTACCTCTTCAGAAAGAGCACCAACTTCAATTCCAAATGATGGAAGCAGCTTACTATCATATGCCTCATCCTTCAGACTCTGAACGTCTTAGATCGTATTTGCCCCGTAATTTGTGTCCGACGCCACCTTATTATCAACAAGTAATTCTGGTTTAT GTTCAGCTCCCACATTCTGATACcgtggaatttttccaacgattgTCCACAGAgacgttatttttcatattttattatatggAAGGATCTAAGGGACAGTACTTGGCAGCTAAGGCTCTCAAAAAGCAGAGCTGGAGGTTCCATACTAAATATATGATGTGGTTCCAAAGGCATGAAGAGCCTAAACTCATCAACGAAGAATACGAACAG GGAACTTACATATATTTTGACTATGAAAAATGGGGGCAGCGTAAAAAAGAAGGCTTCACTTTTGAGTACAAGTACTTAGAGGACAGGGACCTTAACTAA
- the LOC105689428 gene encoding CCR4-NOT transcription complex subunit 3 isoform X1 yields the protein MLFYKIDTYHFFLYQHVGVKMREIKGEIDRCLKKVTEGVETFEDIWQKVHNATNSNQKEKYEADLKKEIKKLQRLRDQIKSWIASGEIKDKSTLLDYRKLIETQMERFKVVERETKTKAYSKEGLGAAQKLDPAQKEREEISNWLTNSIDVLNCQMDKFESEIESLLAGKKKKLDKDKQDRMDELKTKLDKHRYHIRKLETLLRMLDNMSVEVDTIKRIKDDVEYYIESSQEPDFEENEYIYDDIIGLDEVELSGVGIPSSATTDSNNSNEMGGTPTSTNSGTSPIPSPPLSSTMHNHSSDSSTDTDKKTKPVKPTAVRPLLNSQGSIPTTGSTTILKTNLLSSSTPSKPIPMTSSHSSPSATINHIATSNAGNFATVAASHTNSQVIHSISSKTSSHSSENGLLSSSSTSSVASNVPPTILQQHSNPQPLQPVHILLNQQSQNHNSEAEMTTPIPSSSSPPSPVSSRSSPLPANSCSPVPSAANGLISKLPDGMSSLKSIAQQVIVRAGLEIPPSEPSRNLFDSTKASNATSEAHIPPLLGVAPLGPVPLQKEHQLQFQMMEAAYYHMPHPSDSERLRSYLPRNLCPTPPYYQQVILVYVQLPHSDTVEFFQRLSTETLFFIFYYMEGSKGQYLAAKALKKQSWRFHTKYMMWFQRHEEPKLINEEYEQGTYIYFDYEKWGQRKKEGFTFEYKYLEDRDLN from the exons AtgttattttacaaaataGATACTTATCACTTCTTTCTGTACCAACATGTAGGAGTTAagatgagagaaataaaag GTGAAATAGACAGGTGCCTTAAAAAAGTGACGGAGGGCGTGGAGACGTTTGAGGACATTTGGCAAAAGGTCCACAATGCCACTAATAGCAACCAGAAGGAAAAGTATGAAGCTGATCTCAAGAAAGAGATCAAAAAGCTCCAAAGGTTACGTGACCAAATTAAGAGCTGGATCGCATCTGGAGAGATTAAGGACAAAAGTACCCTTCTTGATTATCGGAAGCTAATCGAAACT CAAATGGAAAGGTTCAAAGTTGTAGAACGAGAAACAAAGACAAAAGCTTATTCCAAGGAAGGCCTAGGAGCCGCCCAAAAGCTTGATCCAGCCcaaaaagaaagggaagaaatCAGTAATTGGCTTACAAATTCCATAGATGTGCTGAACTGTCAG ATGGATAAATTTGAGTCTGAAATAGAGTCATTGCTTgccggaaagaaaaaaaaactagacaaAGATAAGCAGGATAGAATGGATGAACTAAAAACAAAGCTTGACAAGCACCGATACCACATTCGCAAGCTGGAGACATTGTTGCGCATGTTGGATAATATGTCTGTCGAAGTTGATACG atcAAGAGGATAAAGGATGATGTCGAATATTATATCGAATCTTCGCAAGAGCCAGACTTTGAGGAGAATGAATACATTTATGATGACATTATTGGACTAGATGAAGTCGAGTTATCTGGTGTTGGTATACCTTCGTCGGCAACGACGGATAGCAACAACAGTAATGAGATGGGAGGAACTCCAACATCAACAAATTCAGGAACCTCACCCATACCATCTCCTCCTCTTAGTTCTACCATGCACAATCATTCGAGTGATAGTTCTACAGATactgataaaaaaacgaag CCTGTGAAACCAACAGCGGTAAGACCGTTGTTAAATTCCCAAGGAAGTATTCCAACGACAGGAAGTACCACCATATTGAAGACGAATTTATTATCGAGCAGCACGCCTAGCAAACCCATTCCCATGACATCTAGCCATAGCTCGCCTAGCGCAACAATAAATCATATTGCGACATCTAATGCTGGCAATTTTGCAACCGTTGCTGCCTCGCACACTAACTCTCAAGTCATTCATTCTATATCGAGTAAAACATCAT CACATAGTAGTGAAAATGGGCTACTATCATCGTCATCCACATCAAGCGTCGCATCAAATGTGCCCCCGACAATTTTGCAGCAGCATAGTAATCCACAGCCTCTTCAGCCAGTTCATATACTCTTGAATCAACaaagccaaaatcataatAGCGAAGCTGAGATGACGACGCCGATCCCATCATCGTCCTCTCCACCCTCGCCAGTAAGCAGTCGATCTTCACCGTTACCTGCCAATTCCTGTTCGCCTGTACCATCCGCTGCCAACGGTCTCATCTCGAAACTTCCTGATGGCATGTCCTCGCTAAAATCCATTGCACAACAAGTAATTGTCAGAGCGGGTCTAGAGATTCCTCCCTCTGAGCCAAGCAGGAACCTGTTCGACAGTACCAAGGCATCAAATGCCACCTCGGAAGCACACATTCCGCCACTACTTGGTGTAGCGCCGTTAGGACCTGTACCTCTTCAGAAAGAGCACCAACTTCAATTCCAAATGATGGAAGCAGCTTACTATCATATGCCTCATCCTTCAGACTCTGAACGTCTTAGATCGTATTTGCCCCGTAATTTGTGTCCGACGCCACCTTATTATCAACAAGTAATTCTGGTTTAT GTTCAGCTCCCACATTCTGATACcgtggaatttttccaacgattgTCCACAGAgacgttatttttcatattttattatatggAAGGATCTAAGGGACAGTACTTGGCAGCTAAGGCTCTCAAAAAGCAGAGCTGGAGGTTCCATACTAAATATATGATGTGGTTCCAAAGGCATGAAGAGCCTAAACTCATCAACGAAGAATACGAACAG GGAACTTACATATATTTTGACTATGAAAAATGGGGGCAGCGTAAAAAAGAAGGCTTCACTTTTGAGTACAAGTACTTAGAGGACAGGGACCTTAACTAA